A window of the Isosphaera pallida ATCC 43644 genome harbors these coding sequences:
- a CDS encoding SMP-30/gluconolactonase/LRE family protein — MNHPRRIVGGRPLLLTLALSSLLTLGAIAARGDEPPVPKATPIEPIGDIVRVHPDFDKLVPKEARIERLATGFEWSEGPVYDRINQCVYFSDIPNNAVMKWKEGEGLSRFLFPSGYTGDQTRGGESGSNGLLLDRENRLVLCQHGDRRIARLNDDGKTFTTLADRYENKRFNSPNDGVFKSNGDLYFTDPPYGLEKQTEDPARELDFQGVYKVTPDGTVTLLTRALSRPNGIAFSPDETILYVANSDPQRAIWMAYDVNEDGTLANGRVFADVTEMVGRFKGLPDGLKVDIHGNLFATGPGGVHVYSPDGKLLGRIDPGNATANCAFGDDGSTLYITSDMDFCRIRLNTKGHGF; from the coding sequence ATGAACCATCCTCGCCGCATCGTTGGAGGTCGTCCGCTGTTGCTGACCCTGGCTCTCTCATCCTTGTTGACCTTGGGCGCGATTGCGGCCCGCGGCGACGAGCCGCCTGTCCCCAAAGCCACCCCGATCGAACCGATCGGGGACATTGTGCGGGTTCATCCCGACTTCGACAAGCTGGTGCCCAAGGAAGCCCGGATCGAGCGTCTGGCCACCGGCTTCGAATGGAGCGAGGGGCCTGTGTATGATCGAATCAACCAGTGTGTCTATTTTTCGGACATTCCTAACAACGCCGTCATGAAGTGGAAGGAGGGCGAGGGGCTGTCCCGGTTTCTGTTCCCGTCTGGTTACACCGGCGACCAAACCCGCGGCGGCGAATCCGGCTCCAACGGCTTGCTGCTGGATCGGGAGAACCGTCTGGTGCTATGTCAACACGGCGACCGCCGGATCGCCCGGCTCAACGACGACGGCAAAACCTTCACCACGTTGGCCGACCGTTATGAGAACAAGCGGTTCAACTCGCCCAACGACGGGGTGTTCAAGTCCAACGGCGACCTCTACTTCACTGACCCCCCCTACGGCTTGGAGAAACAGACCGAGGATCCAGCCCGCGAGCTGGATTTCCAAGGGGTTTACAAAGTCACGCCCGACGGCACTGTCACGCTGCTAACCCGCGCGTTGTCCCGTCCCAACGGCATCGCCTTCTCGCCCGACGAGACGATCCTGTATGTGGCGAATTCCGACCCCCAACGGGCTATCTGGATGGCCTACGACGTCAACGAGGACGGCACGTTGGCCAACGGACGGGTCTTCGCCGACGTGACCGAGATGGTAGGCCGGTTTAAGGGGCTTCCCGATGGCCTCAAGGTGGACATCCACGGCAACCTGTTCGCCACCGGCCCGGGCGGGGTACACGTCTATTCGCCCGACGGCAAGCTGCTGGGACGGATCGACCCCGGCAACGCCACCGCTAACTGTGCCTTTGGCGACGACGGTTCGACTCTGTACATCACATCCGACATGGATTTCTGTCGAATTCGCTTGAATACCAAAGGCCACGGCTTCTAA
- the metH gene encoding methionine synthase, whose protein sequence is MNAILTPSSSRLDLPTTATLDLLQAMAAQRILLLDGGMGTMIQQVPLGESDFRGRYFASHPKELKGNNDLLVMTRPEVIRSIHEAYLAAGSDIIETNTFNGTAISQAEYGLSHIAYDLNVEAARLARAAADQWSDKTPDRPRLVAGAIGPTSCTLSISPDVNNPAFRPVSFDQLKEAYAEQARGLIDGGVDLILIETIFDTLNAKAALVAVEEAFELKGIRLPLMLSVTIVDKSGRNLSGQTVDAFWASVAHARPFSVGINCALGAVEMRPYLAELARVADVYVSCYPNAGLPNPLSDTGYDELPETTGAHLGEFARSGLVNIVGGCCGTTPDHIAAIARAVRESPPRTLPKVPGRPERRAALYSGLETLAIRPDSGFLMIGERTNVTGSKKFAKLILAGDYQGALEVARDQVRGGANILDVNMDEAMLNGEEAMTTFLNLIATEPEIARIPIMIDSSKWSIIEAGLKCVQGKPIVNSISLKEGEEDFLEKARTVLKYGAGVVVMAFDEVGQADTVERKVEICQRAYKLLVEKLNFPPQDIIFDPNILAIATGIEEHNNYAVNFIEATRIIKATCPGAKISGGVSNLSFSFRGNDVVREAMHAAFLYHAIRAGMDMGIVNAGQLAIYDEIPADLKEHVEDVIFNRRPDATDRLLAFAETVKGKGKQRIADDAWRSGTVQERLQYALIHGIDAYVVADVEEARAHYDRPLHIIEGPLMDGMRVVGDLFGAGKMFLPQVVKSARVMKKAVAYLEPFMAAEKVATGDMSAQGRVVLATVKGDVHDIGKNIVGVVLGCNNYEVIDLGVMVPMERILQAAEEHQADMIGLSGLITPSLDEMVSIAAEMERRGMTIPLLIGGATTSKQHTAVKIAPKYSKATVHVLDASRAVNVVASLLDKDNREATIAAIKADQERLRELHARQTATVLLTQAQAIANRHAPDWSQADLPVPEFLGTRIIETPIAELIDFIDWTFFFIAWELKGKFPAILQHPEYGPAARELHQNALAMLDDLVKSQRLQARGVYGFWPANSDGEDVVLYTDESRTVEAVRFPMLRRQTQAHRDTRNYSLADFVAPIESGRKDYVGAFAVTAGLGAEELAREFEADHDDYRSIMIKALADRLAEAYAEWLHAKVRREWGYGRDEHLTNEQLINEEYRGIRPAFGYPACPDHTPKRDLFRLLGCEQVGIRLTESCAMMPAASVSGLYFAHEHARYFAVGKVGRDQVEDYARRRGMPVAEVEKWLAPVLAYDPA, encoded by the coding sequence ATGAACGCGATTCTCACCCCGTCGTCCTCTCGCCTGGACTTGCCCACGACTGCCACCTTGGACCTACTCCAAGCGATGGCGGCCCAACGCATCCTGCTGCTCGACGGTGGCATGGGGACCATGATCCAGCAGGTACCCTTGGGGGAATCCGACTTCCGGGGTCGTTACTTTGCCTCCCATCCCAAGGAACTCAAAGGTAACAACGACCTGTTGGTGATGACCCGGCCCGAGGTGATTCGCTCGATCCACGAAGCCTACCTCGCGGCCGGTTCGGATATCATCGAAACCAACACCTTCAACGGCACGGCGATTTCCCAGGCTGAGTACGGCCTGTCGCACATCGCCTACGACCTCAACGTGGAGGCCGCCCGGTTGGCTCGGGCCGCCGCCGATCAGTGGAGCGACAAGACGCCCGACCGTCCCCGGCTGGTCGCCGGAGCGATCGGCCCGACCAGTTGCACCCTCTCGATTTCGCCCGACGTCAACAACCCGGCATTCCGCCCGGTCAGCTTCGACCAACTCAAGGAAGCCTACGCCGAACAGGCGCGGGGACTCATCGACGGCGGCGTGGATTTGATTCTGATTGAAACGATCTTCGACACCCTCAACGCCAAAGCGGCGCTGGTGGCGGTCGAGGAGGCGTTCGAGCTGAAGGGAATCCGATTGCCCCTGATGTTGTCGGTGACGATCGTGGACAAGTCGGGCCGCAACCTTTCAGGCCAGACGGTTGACGCCTTTTGGGCCTCAGTGGCCCACGCTCGCCCATTCAGCGTCGGGATCAACTGCGCGCTGGGGGCGGTCGAGATGCGTCCTTATCTAGCCGAACTGGCACGGGTGGCCGATGTGTACGTCAGCTGCTATCCCAACGCCGGATTGCCCAACCCGTTGAGCGACACCGGTTACGACGAGTTGCCTGAGACCACCGGCGCGCACCTTGGCGAGTTCGCTCGCTCCGGCTTAGTCAACATCGTGGGTGGCTGCTGCGGCACCACCCCCGACCACATCGCCGCCATCGCCCGGGCCGTCCGCGAGTCGCCCCCCCGCACTCTGCCCAAGGTCCCGGGGAGGCCCGAACGCCGCGCCGCGCTGTATTCGGGGCTGGAGACCCTAGCGATCCGTCCCGACTCCGGCTTTCTGATGATTGGCGAACGGACCAACGTGACCGGCAGCAAGAAGTTCGCCAAACTGATTCTAGCCGGCGACTACCAAGGGGCCCTGGAGGTAGCCCGCGATCAAGTGCGGGGCGGAGCCAACATCCTCGACGTCAACATGGACGAGGCGATGCTCAACGGTGAGGAGGCGATGACCACCTTCCTCAACCTGATCGCCACCGAGCCAGAGATCGCCCGCATTCCGATCATGATCGACTCGTCCAAATGGTCGATCATCGAGGCCGGTCTCAAATGCGTCCAGGGCAAGCCAATCGTCAACTCGATCAGTCTCAAGGAAGGGGAGGAAGATTTTCTGGAGAAGGCTCGCACCGTGCTGAAATACGGCGCAGGGGTGGTGGTCATGGCCTTCGACGAGGTGGGCCAGGCCGACACGGTCGAGCGTAAGGTCGAGATTTGTCAACGGGCCTACAAGCTTTTAGTCGAGAAGCTAAACTTTCCGCCCCAAGACATCATTTTCGACCCCAACATCCTGGCAATCGCCACCGGAATCGAGGAACACAACAATTACGCGGTCAACTTCATTGAGGCGACCCGGATCATCAAGGCGACCTGTCCGGGAGCCAAGATTTCCGGCGGGGTAAGCAACCTGTCGTTTTCGTTCCGGGGCAACGACGTGGTGCGAGAGGCCATGCACGCGGCCTTCCTCTACCATGCGATTCGAGCCGGCATGGACATGGGGATCGTCAACGCCGGTCAGTTGGCAATCTACGACGAGATTCCCGCCGATCTCAAGGAGCATGTCGAGGACGTTATCTTCAATCGCCGCCCCGACGCCACCGATCGCCTGCTGGCCTTCGCCGAAACGGTCAAGGGCAAGGGTAAGCAACGGATAGCCGACGACGCTTGGCGGTCCGGCACGGTGCAGGAACGGCTTCAGTACGCGTTGATCCACGGCATCGACGCATACGTCGTCGCCGACGTCGAGGAGGCCCGCGCCCACTACGACCGTCCGTTGCACATCATCGAAGGTCCGCTCATGGACGGAATGCGGGTGGTCGGCGACCTCTTCGGAGCGGGCAAGATGTTTTTGCCCCAGGTCGTCAAAAGTGCCCGGGTGATGAAGAAGGCGGTTGCCTATCTCGAACCGTTCATGGCCGCCGAGAAGGTCGCAACCGGCGACATGTCCGCCCAAGGGCGGGTGGTGCTGGCAACCGTCAAGGGGGATGTGCATGACATCGGCAAGAACATCGTAGGCGTGGTGTTGGGTTGCAACAACTATGAGGTCATCGACCTGGGGGTGATGGTGCCGATGGAACGCATCCTCCAGGCCGCCGAGGAACACCAAGCCGATATGATCGGTCTGTCGGGCCTCATCACCCCCTCGCTCGACGAGATGGTGTCGATCGCCGCCGAAATGGAACGCCGTGGCATGACCATCCCCCTGCTTATCGGCGGGGCGACCACGAGCAAACAGCACACCGCCGTCAAAATCGCCCCCAAATATTCCAAGGCCACCGTGCATGTGCTCGATGCCTCCCGCGCCGTCAACGTGGTGGCCAGTTTGCTCGATAAGGACAACCGCGAGGCGACCATCGCCGCAATCAAAGCCGATCAGGAACGACTGCGAGAGCTCCACGCCCGTCAGACTGCCACCGTGCTGCTGACCCAAGCCCAGGCGATCGCCAACCGCCACGCGCCGGATTGGTCGCAAGCCGATCTGCCGGTTCCCGAGTTCCTAGGCACGCGGATCATCGAAACGCCGATCGCCGAACTGATCGACTTCATCGACTGGACCTTCTTCTTCATCGCTTGGGAGCTGAAAGGCAAATTCCCAGCGATCCTGCAACACCCCGAATACGGCCCAGCCGCCCGCGAGCTGCACCAAAACGCCCTGGCGATGCTCGACGACCTCGTGAAAAGCCAACGGCTCCAAGCCCGTGGGGTTTACGGCTTCTGGCCCGCCAACTCCGACGGCGAAGATGTGGTGCTGTACACCGACGAATCCCGCACCGTCGAAGCCGTCCGGTTTCCAATGCTCCGCCGCCAAACCCAAGCCCACCGCGACACCCGCAACTACTCGCTGGCCGACTTCGTGGCCCCGATCGAATCGGGCCGCAAGGATTATGTGGGTGCCTTCGCCGTCACTGCCGGACTCGGGGCCGAAGAACTCGCCCGCGAGTTCGAGGCCGATCACGACGATTATCGCTCGATCATGATCAAGGCCCTGGCGGACCGGCTGGCCGAAGCCTATGCCGAATGGCTCCACGCTAAGGTCCGCCGCGAGTGGGGCTATGGCCGCGACGAACATCTCACCAACGAGCAACTCATCAACGAGGAATATCGCGGCATCCGTCCCGCCTTCGGCTACCCGGCCTGCCCCGACCACACCCCCAAACGCGACCTGTTCCGGCTCCTCGGCTGCGAACAGGTCGGCATCAGGTTGACCGAAAGCTGCGCCATGATGCCCGCGGCCAGCGTCTCGGGGCTCTATTTCGCCCACGAACACGCCCGCTACTTCGCCGTCGGCAAGGTGGGCCGCGACCAGGTCGAGGATTACGCCCGCCGCCGCGGCATGCCGGTCGCCGAAGTCGAAAAGTGGCTCGCCCCCGTCCTTGCCTACGACCCCGCCTGA
- a CDS encoding NADH-quinone oxidoreductase subunit NuoE family protein, translating to MSELPHTNGHAHAAPAPVAPMLSAELRDRITALLPNYPSKQAVTLPALHLVHETFRCVPRQAMVEIAELLDLTPAQVHDTMSFYGFFHQAPIGDVRVWICRSISCAARGGDELLTKTCAKLGIHPGETTSDGKLTVEYAECLGICDHAPAALADDGRIFGPLEDESSLEAMLDAVRQGPAPVG from the coding sequence ATGTCCGAGCTCCCGCACACCAACGGCCACGCTCACGCTGCTCCTGCTCCGGTCGCTCCAATGCTCAGCGCCGAGCTGCGCGACCGGATCACGGCCCTGTTGCCCAACTACCCAAGCAAGCAGGCGGTGACCCTGCCTGCGCTCCACCTCGTGCATGAGACCTTCCGTTGCGTGCCACGGCAAGCGATGGTCGAGATCGCTGAACTACTTGACCTGACTCCGGCTCAAGTGCATGACACCATGAGCTTCTATGGGTTTTTTCACCAAGCGCCGATTGGTGATGTCCGAGTCTGGATTTGCCGCTCAATCTCATGCGCGGCGCGGGGTGGCGACGAGCTCTTGACCAAGACCTGCGCCAAACTGGGGATTCATCCAGGCGAAACCACCAGCGACGGCAAGCTCACGGTCGAGTATGCCGAATGTCTGGGGATCTGCGACCACGCCCCCGCTGCGTTGGCCGACGACGGGCGTATCTTCGGGCCGCTGGAGGACGAGTCCAGCCTGGAAGCCATGCTCGACGCCGTGCGCCAGGGGCCTGCTCCGGTGGGATGA
- a CDS encoding NADH-quinone oxidoreductase subunit C: MTTAAEPNPDAALSPTAPHDPFAALAPALEKLAAAVGPEGEGFTVERFRDNLRVRVHPTRLLNALTTLKTQDGFAMLAELGATDYLGYPGRPATAPRFEVHYVLRDLDENRMIIVKTGVDDPDPALPSVTHLWRGADWMEREVFDLFGITFLNHPDLRRILLPDEFESYPLRKDYPLRGRGERHNLPRITRAES, from the coding sequence GTGACCACCGCCGCCGAACCCAACCCCGATGCCGCGTTGTCCCCAACGGCCCCCCATGACCCCTTCGCCGCCCTCGCGCCAGCCCTAGAGAAGCTGGCCGCCGCCGTTGGTCCTGAAGGAGAAGGCTTCACGGTGGAACGGTTCCGCGACAATTTGCGGGTCCGAGTCCATCCCACCCGCTTGCTCAACGCTTTGACCACCCTCAAAACCCAGGATGGGTTCGCTATGCTCGCCGAACTCGGCGCAACCGACTATCTGGGTTATCCAGGACGTCCCGCAACCGCACCCCGATTTGAAGTTCATTACGTCTTGCGCGATCTCGACGAGAATCGCATGATCATCGTCAAAACCGGGGTGGACGACCCCGACCCCGCCTTGCCAAGCGTAACCCATCTGTGGCGCGGGGCCGACTGGATGGAGCGAGAAGTGTTCGACCTATTCGGGATCACCTTCCTGAACCACCCAGACCTCCGGCGCATCTTACTCCCTGACGAGTTCGAGTCGTACCCACTGCGCAAGGATTATCCCTTGAGGGGTCGCGGTGAACGTCACAACCTACCCCGAATCACCCGCGCGGAATCCTGA
- a CDS encoding NADH-quinone oxidoreductase subunit A translates to MPLTEFRTYPHPTGIRLMGIEFTPVFLLILVAISLALVTVALSLLLGPKRTNRVKEMPYESGMDPVGDARQRFDVRFHVVAIIFLLFDVELLFLYPWAVAQWSVKDQAASASVTSASATLEPLGGTALASSPDAATPERPVATAVERAQTKATGPVVDPNTVGIPPELRWLVFLLVVVVVVVLTAADAYAWRKGVFEWR, encoded by the coding sequence TTGCCACTAACTGAGTTCCGCACCTACCCCCACCCCACCGGAATCCGTCTCATGGGGATCGAGTTCACCCCAGTCTTTCTGCTCATCCTCGTCGCCATCAGCCTGGCGCTGGTAACAGTGGCCCTCTCGTTGCTCCTCGGTCCCAAACGGACCAATCGGGTCAAAGAGATGCCCTATGAGTCGGGCATGGATCCGGTGGGCGACGCCCGCCAGCGGTTCGATGTGCGGTTCCACGTGGTTGCGATCATTTTTCTGCTGTTCGACGTGGAACTGCTGTTCCTTTACCCCTGGGCGGTGGCGCAGTGGAGTGTCAAGGACCAAGCCGCGTCGGCCTCGGTTACTTCGGCGTCGGCCACCCTTGAACCGTTGGGTGGGACTGCACTGGCCTCCTCGCCCGACGCCGCGACTCCCGAACGTCCCGTCGCCACCGCTGTCGAACGGGCCCAGACTAAGGCCACTGGTCCGGTGGTGGACCCCAATACAGTCGGTATCCCGCCCGAATTACGCTGGTTGGTCTTTCTGCTGGTGGTCGTCGTGGTGGTGGTGCTGACCGCCGCCGACGCCTACGCCTGGCGCAAAGGGGTCTTCGAATGGCGCTGA
- a CDS encoding NADH-quinone oxidoreductase subunit B, giving the protein MALNPSDSPAVPPVPSSEPLATTASPTVLTPTRALGQITSGPVEELPEGVILTSLDSVVNWCRKYSFWPMPFATACCGIELMSVGASRFDIARFGAEVMRFSPRQCDLMIVAGRVVMKMMPVLQRIWLQMPEPKWCISMGACASTGGIFDTYAVVQGIDRFIPVDVYIPGCPPRPEQILRAILDLQDKVQRGGKLLGTALPELEAKEAKRSQLAEQTARAIAEERQHESRFGYRLPGGEATVGELRQ; this is encoded by the coding sequence ATGGCGCTGAATCCGTCCGACTCGCCCGCCGTACCGCCGGTTCCCTCCTCGGAACCACTGGCCACCACTGCCTCCCCAACCGTTCTCACCCCCACGCGGGCTCTGGGGCAAATCACCAGTGGACCAGTCGAGGAACTGCCTGAGGGGGTCATCCTCACCAGCCTGGACTCGGTGGTGAATTGGTGCCGCAAATACAGTTTCTGGCCCATGCCGTTCGCCACCGCTTGTTGCGGAATCGAACTGATGTCGGTGGGGGCCAGCCGGTTCGATATCGCCCGCTTCGGCGCGGAGGTGATGCGGTTCTCCCCCCGCCAGTGTGACCTCATGATCGTCGCGGGTCGCGTTGTTATGAAAATGATGCCGGTGCTGCAACGCATTTGGCTCCAGATGCCCGAACCCAAATGGTGCATCAGCATGGGAGCGTGCGCCTCGACCGGCGGCATCTTCGACACCTACGCGGTGGTTCAAGGCATTGACCGTTTCATTCCGGTTGATGTTTATATTCCAGGTTGTCCTCCCCGTCCCGAGCAGATTCTCAGGGCGATTCTGGACCTTCAGGACAAAGTCCAACGCGGCGGCAAGCTGCTGGGCACCGCGCTACCCGAACTGGAGGCCAAGGAGGCCAAACGGAGCCAACTCGCCGAGCAAACAGCGCGGGCCATTGCCGAGGAACGTCAGCACGAATCGCGGTTCGGCTATCGCCTGCCCGGCGGCGAGGCGACCGTGGGTGAACTGCGTCAGTAG
- the nuoD gene encoding NADH dehydrogenase (quinone) subunit D, which produces MTAPPLQQAPSEVSADRSRLETKPYLWTLNFGPQHPATHTTLRLVLQIDGETIVHATPHIGYLHSGFEKLGEHLNFNQYVTVVDRKNYISPPYNEIAWHNAVEKLLGIELTPRCKTIRVIIGELSRICDHLLCTGACALDLGGFTAFLYAFNQRELIYDVYEEMSGYRFHPGYTRVGGVLHDFNDKVIEKVKLVLQTTPKALADFERLCMRNRIFVDRTRGVGVLTREEAINWSATGPIARASGVTTDLRKDQPYLDYDRYDFEVPYATEGDCYARFQVRIEEMHQSLRIIKQAIEDLPDGPVNVSIADKVPLPDKGTVYNSMEGLIQHFELIMPNRQTFSPKNEVYAAVEAPNGELGYYLVADGTMTAWRTRTRPPSFIHFQLFPKLIEGHVISDVVAVLGSLNIIAAELDR; this is translated from the coding sequence ATGACGGCTCCCCCCCTCCAACAGGCTCCCTCCGAGGTCTCGGCCGACCGGTCCCGTCTGGAAACCAAACCGTACCTTTGGACCCTCAACTTTGGTCCCCAACACCCGGCCACCCATACCACCCTGCGCCTGGTGTTGCAAATCGACGGCGAGACAATTGTACACGCCACCCCCCACATCGGCTATCTTCATTCCGGGTTCGAGAAGTTGGGAGAACACCTCAACTTCAACCAATACGTGACCGTGGTGGACCGGAAGAACTACATCAGCCCGCCCTACAACGAGATCGCTTGGCACAACGCGGTCGAGAAGCTGCTTGGCATCGAGCTGACCCCGCGCTGCAAGACCATCCGGGTCATCATCGGCGAACTCTCGCGGATCTGTGACCACTTGCTTTGCACCGGAGCTTGCGCGTTGGACCTGGGCGGGTTCACCGCCTTTTTGTACGCCTTCAATCAGCGGGAACTGATCTACGACGTTTATGAGGAGATGTCGGGCTATCGGTTCCATCCCGGCTACACCCGGGTCGGCGGAGTGCTGCACGACTTCAACGACAAGGTGATCGAGAAGGTCAAGCTGGTCCTCCAGACGACCCCCAAGGCGCTGGCCGACTTCGAGCGTCTATGTATGAGGAACCGCATTTTCGTCGATCGAACCCGAGGCGTCGGGGTCCTCACCCGCGAGGAAGCGATCAACTGGTCGGCCACTGGGCCGATTGCGCGAGCTTCGGGCGTGACAACCGATCTGCGCAAGGACCAGCCTTACCTGGATTACGACCGTTACGACTTCGAAGTGCCCTACGCCACCGAAGGGGACTGCTACGCCCGGTTCCAGGTGCGGATCGAGGAGATGCACCAAAGCTTGCGAATCATCAAGCAGGCGATCGAGGATCTGCCCGACGGGCCGGTGAATGTCTCAATCGCCGACAAGGTTCCGCTGCCCGACAAGGGGACGGTGTACAACAGCATGGAGGGCCTGATCCAGCACTTCGAATTGATCATGCCCAACCGTCAGACCTTCAGCCCCAAAAACGAGGTGTACGCCGCCGTCGAGGCTCCCAACGGCGAACTGGGCTACTATCTGGTGGCTGACGGCACCATGACCGCTTGGCGCACCCGAACCCGGCCCCCTTCGTTCATCCACTTCCAACTCTTCCCCAAACTGATCGAGGGGCACGTCATCTCCGATGTGGTCGCGGTGCTGGGCAGCCTGAACATTATCGCCGCCGAACTTGACCGTTGA
- the ffh gene encoding signal recognition particle protein, with protein sequence MFDDLQKRLSGAFGRFRVRGVLTEQNIQDGLREVRTALLEADVNLNVVQDFIAKVKQRAVGEQIIKSIRPDQQIVKIVHDELVALMGETDATIRFEKTGPTILMLCGLQGSGKTTTCGKLARMLALQGRKPMLVAADLQRPAAVEQLKTLGQQLAIPVHAETGVGPVQVCQNGVAAAAKAGCDTVILDTAGRLHIDDELMEELKTIEKKVKPHHVFFVCDAMTGQDAVASAKAFNEALELDGVILTKLDGDARGGAALSIRQVTGVPIKFMGIGEKLDKLSPFDPRRIAGSILGMGDIVGLVEAAQSAIDAEEARKQQEKLAKGKFDLNDFRNQIGLIKKMGSVKDLVGKIPGFNAIPGLDLDSVDADGDMKRIQGIIDSMTPAERADPSLIDISRRRRIAAGAGVEPADVSGLVKQFDAMAAMVKQMAQMTFMDRIRTLTGMGRSGLFLPGAKLPAVKQGTGKRLTPKEREKLRKEREKEERKRRREQRGQAGA encoded by the coding sequence ATGTTCGACGATCTTCAAAAACGGCTCTCGGGCGCGTTCGGTCGATTCCGGGTGCGCGGAGTCCTCACCGAACAAAACATCCAGGATGGCCTGCGTGAGGTCCGCACCGCCCTCCTGGAGGCCGACGTCAACCTCAACGTGGTCCAGGACTTCATCGCCAAAGTCAAGCAACGGGCGGTGGGCGAGCAGATCATCAAGAGCATCCGGCCCGATCAACAGATCGTCAAAATCGTCCACGACGAACTCGTGGCGCTCATGGGCGAAACCGACGCCACGATCCGATTTGAGAAAACCGGGCCCACGATCCTGATGCTCTGTGGTCTGCAAGGCTCGGGCAAAACGACCACTTGCGGCAAACTCGCTCGGATGCTGGCCCTACAGGGTCGCAAACCTATGCTGGTGGCCGCCGACCTGCAGCGACCCGCCGCGGTCGAACAACTCAAGACCCTGGGCCAACAACTGGCCATCCCCGTCCACGCCGAAACCGGTGTCGGCCCAGTCCAGGTCTGCCAAAACGGAGTCGCTGCTGCCGCCAAAGCCGGCTGCGACACCGTTATCCTCGATACCGCCGGGCGGTTGCACATCGACGATGAGTTGATGGAGGAACTCAAGACGATCGAGAAGAAGGTCAAACCGCATCACGTCTTCTTCGTGTGCGACGCCATGACCGGCCAGGACGCCGTGGCTTCGGCCAAAGCGTTCAACGAAGCGCTCGAACTGGATGGAGTAATTCTGACCAAGCTCGACGGCGACGCCCGAGGCGGCGCGGCGCTGTCGATCCGTCAGGTGACCGGAGTGCCGATCAAGTTCATGGGCATCGGCGAGAAGCTCGACAAGCTCTCGCCGTTCGACCCCCGACGCATTGCCGGCTCGATTCTGGGCATGGGCGACATCGTGGGCCTCGTCGAGGCCGCGCAATCAGCCATCGACGCCGAGGAGGCCCGCAAGCAGCAGGAGAAGCTGGCCAAAGGGAAGTTCGACCTCAACGACTTCCGCAACCAGATCGGCCTGATCAAAAAAATGGGGTCGGTCAAAGACTTGGTAGGGAAAATCCCTGGCTTCAACGCCATTCCTGGGCTCGATCTGGACTCGGTGGACGCCGATGGCGACATGAAGCGCATCCAGGGCATCATCGACAGCATGACCCCCGCCGAACGGGCTGACCCCAGCCTCATCGACATTTCCCGCCGCCGCCGCATCGCCGCCGGCGCGGGGGTCGAGCCAGCCGATGTGTCGGGACTGGTCAAACAGTTCGACGCCATGGCCGCAATGGTCAAGCAAATGGCCCAAATGACCTTCATGGACCGCATCCGAACCCTTACCGGTATGGGACGCTCCGGTCTGTTCCTCCCCGGCGCGAAACTGCCAGCCGTCAAGCAGGGAACCGGCAAACGCCTCACCCCCAAAGAACGCGAAAAGCTCCGCAAGGAACGCGAGAAGGAGGAACGCAAACGCCGCCGCGAACAACGCGGTCAAGCAGGCGCGTGA